In a single window of the Papaver somniferum cultivar HN1 chromosome 8, ASM357369v1, whole genome shotgun sequence genome:
- the LOC113306403 gene encoding F-box protein At4g22390-like, producing MTNDYKFVAITKSNRPGSRVDKYSLGSNLWSKPLYIPFELHTYAAPGVFFNGSLHWFAYSGVLIALNIGDGSVLEISQPESLDVNDKYVDVFGGCLGMLGSTKTDDFEVWMMKDYGVRESWVKMHKISRLKCLRRIVCSENGQVLLGIQHDSGEKTLVVHDLKNERCKTLNLDRFDLENVSYEALFLNIYVNISVSLNSDTYVGSTLSLDIYEKSLVSLKSDAYVGSREMEEKVLNDAL from the coding sequence ATGACTAATGACTACAAGTTTGTGGCTATTACGAAGTCAAATCGCCCTGGATCAAGAGTTGATAAATATTCATTGGGATCCAATTTATGGAGTAAACCATTATATATCCCTTTTGAGCTTCATACTTATGCAGCACCAGGGGTATTCTTTAATGGATCTCTTCACTGGTTCGCATACTCTGGAGTTCTAATTGCTTTGAACATTGGAGATGGGTCTGTCCTAGAAATCTCACAACCGGAAAGTCTGGACGTTAATGATAAATATGTGGATGTGTTTGGTGGTTGTCTTGGTATGCTTGGCAGTACTAAAACGGATGATTTTGAAGTATGGATGATGAAGGATTATGGAGTGAGGGAATCTTGGGTAAAGATGCATAAGATTTCTCGGCTGAAATGCTTGAGGAGGATAGTGTGTTCAGAAAATGGTCAGGTTCTATTAGGGATTCAACATGATAGTGGTGAGAAGACTTTGGTTGTGCATGACTTGAAGAACGAAAGATGTAAAACTTTGAACCTCGATAGATTTGATTTGGAAAATGTATCATACGAAGCATTATTCCTGAATATTTATGTGAACATCTCAGTTTCCCTTAACTCAGATACTTATGTGGGTAGTACATTATCCCTGGATATTTATGAGAAAAGCTTAGTTTCCCTCAAGTCGGATGCTTATGTGGGTAGTAGAGAGATGGAAGAAAAAGTTCTTAATGACGCATTATGA